The Pseudomonas allokribbensis genome has a window encoding:
- the aceK gene encoding bifunctional isocitrate dehydrogenase kinase/phosphatase yields MPQQWPATDIARMILDGFDDYREHFRRITDGARERFEQARWQETQTASAARINLYEDKVNETIARLREYFEPDTLMEVSCWPLVKSAYISIIDLRFDDELSETWYNSIFCGLFSHDLISDGCMFIHTTRPSLRRARAAQTRTYKPQGQLSGMLASIFADYRFSEAYADLPRDLQRLEAQLRENLPDWVCKDPELSVELFSSVLYRNKGAYLVGRIYTNDDQWPLVIPLLHREGRGIQIDALITDEADVSIIFSFTRSYFMVDVPVPAEFIGFLKRILPGKHIAELYTSIGFYKHGKSEFYRALINHLANTDDQFIMAPGVRGMVMSVFTLPGFNTVFKIIKDRFSPSKNVDRATVIEKYRLVKSVDRVGRMADTQEFADFRFPLSKFDPACLAELLEVAPSTVSLEGETVLIRHCWTERRMTPLNLYLDNANEAQVREALEDYGLAIKQLAAANIFPGDMLLKNFGVTRHGRVVFYDYDEICFLTEANFRHIPAPRTPEDEMASEPWYSIGPLDVFPEEFPPFLFADAAQRKLFDQLHGELYNADYWKGLQEAIRAGKVIDVFPYRRKGLDNE; encoded by the coding sequence ATGCCGCAGCAATGGCCAGCCACCGACATCGCCCGCATGATCCTCGATGGCTTTGACGATTACCGCGAGCATTTCCGGCGGATCACCGACGGCGCCCGGGAACGCTTCGAGCAGGCGCGCTGGCAGGAGACGCAAACCGCGTCGGCGGCGCGGATCAACCTCTACGAAGACAAGGTCAACGAAACCATCGCGCGCCTGCGCGAGTATTTCGAGCCGGACACGCTGATGGAGGTCAGTTGCTGGCCGTTGGTGAAAAGCGCCTACATCAGCATCATCGACCTGCGCTTCGACGATGAACTCTCCGAGACCTGGTACAACTCGATTTTCTGCGGCCTGTTCAGCCACGATCTGATCAGTGACGGCTGCATGTTCATCCACACCACCCGGCCGAGCCTGCGTCGCGCACGGGCTGCGCAGACCCGCACCTACAAGCCGCAAGGGCAGTTGTCGGGCATGCTCGCGAGCATCTTTGCCGATTACCGTTTCAGCGAGGCGTATGCCGACTTGCCCCGCGACTTGCAGCGTCTGGAAGCGCAACTGCGCGAGAACCTGCCGGACTGGGTGTGCAAGGACCCGGAACTGAGCGTCGAGTTGTTTTCCTCGGTGCTGTACCGCAACAAGGGTGCCTATCTGGTCGGACGCATCTACACCAACGACGATCAGTGGCCGCTGGTGATTCCGCTGTTGCACCGCGAAGGGCGGGGGATACAGATCGACGCGCTGATCACTGACGAAGCCGATGTGTCGATCATCTTCTCGTTCACCCGTTCGTATTTCATGGTGGATGTGCCGGTGCCGGCGGAGTTCATCGGCTTCCTCAAGCGCATCCTGCCGGGCAAGCACATCGCCGAGCTGTACACCTCGATCGGTTTCTACAAGCACGGTAAATCGGAGTTCTACCGCGCGCTGATCAACCACCTGGCCAACACCGATGACCAATTCATCATGGCGCCGGGCGTGCGCGGCATGGTCATGAGCGTGTTCACGTTGCCGGGCTTCAACACCGTGTTCAAGATCATCAAGGACCGTTTCTCGCCATCGAAAAACGTCGACCGCGCCACGGTGATCGAGAAGTACCGACTGGTAAAAAGCGTCGACCGCGTCGGGCGCATGGCCGATACCCAGGAGTTCGCCGACTTCCGTTTTCCGCTGAGCAAATTCGATCCGGCGTGTCTGGCGGAATTGCTGGAAGTCGCGCCGTCCACGGTGTCGCTGGAAGGCGAAACCGTGCTGATCCGCCACTGCTGGACCGAACGCCGGATGACCCCGCTGAACCTCTATCTGGACAACGCCAACGAAGCCCAGGTACGCGAAGCGCTGGAGGATTACGGTCTGGCGATCAAGCAACTGGCGGCGGCCAACATCTTCCCCGGCGACATGCTGCTGAAGAACTTTGGCGTCACCCGTCATGGTCGGGTGGTGTTCTACGACTACGACGAAATCTGCTTTCTCACCGAAGCCAACTTCCGTCATATCCCGGCACCGCGCACGCCGGAGGACGAAATGGCCTCCGAACCGTGGTATTCGATCGGTCCGCTGGACGTGTTCCCCGAAGAGTTTCCGCCGTTCCTGTTTGCCGATGCGGCGCAGCGCAAACTGTTCGATCAGTTGCATGGCGAGTTGTACAACGCCGATTACTGGAAGGGCTTGCAGGAGGCGATCCGGGCTGGAAAGGTTATCGACGTCTTTCCGTATCGGCGCAAGGGGCTGGATAACGAATAA
- the hrpA gene encoding ATP-dependent RNA helicase HrpA, whose protein sequence is MTDESPSIDKLLKNLDHAMLADRHRLRRQLLELRKKPDEAKLAQWVARMQASCDQVLARKASLPVIRYDDSLPIAAKRDEIKKALEKHQVLIIAGETGSGKTTQLPKICLEIGRGQHGLIGHTQPRRIAARSVASRVAEELGTPLGALVGYQVRFEDQSDSNTLIKLMTDGILLAETQNDRYLERYDTIIVDEAHERSLNIDFLLGYLKTLLPRRPDLKVIITSATIDLERFSKHFDDAPIVEVSGRTFPVETWYRPLTLEQDEEGNRVEDDLTVDQAILATLDEIAAYERSERRSPGDVLVFLPGEREIRDAADMLRKAQLKHTEILPLYARLSPAEQQRIFQSHPGRRVVLATNVAETSLTVPGIRYVIDSGTARISRYSYRAKVQRLPIEAISQASANQRKGRCGRVEPGICVRLYSEEDFLGRPEFTDPEILRTNLAAVILQMLHLRLGEITDFPFIEPPDGKAISDGFNLLQELSAVDRNSQLTPLGRQLARLPVDPRMGRMLLEAAKLGSLQEVLIVASAMSIQDPRERPPERQQAADQAHAQWKDIDSDFAGLVNLWRGFEEQRQALTASPLRNWCRKNFLNYLRLREWRDSHRQLSLICRDLQLSLNKEPADYPKLHKAVLVGLLSQIGQKTEDGDYLGARQRRFWIHPSSGIGKKRPQWVMTAELVETTKLYARMVAKIDADWIEPLAGHLIKKNHFEPHWEKKRGQVVAFEQITLFGLIVVGRRPVHYGPVDPVVSRELFIREGLVRGEIQSRAKCLTANKQLLEQLDELEAKARRRDILADEETLFAFYDARLPAEIHQTATFDSWYRVNSQKDPQLLIMREEDVLAREASEVTAQHYPDTLHIGDLELALSYHFEPNHPRDGVTLRVPAPLLPMLPPERLEWLVPGLIEAKCIALVRNLPKALRKNFVPVPDFIKAALQRMTFAEGSLPQALGRELLRMTGARVSDEAWAEAELQVESHLRMNLEIVDGQGKFLGEGRDLAELTARFAEASQAALAVPQSAKSQQPVEAKVFAAVAEKTQQKIAGLSMTVYPALVEEGGTVKEGRFSTPAEAEFQHRRALQRLLMQQLAEPAKFLRGKLPGLTELGLLYRELGRVDALVEDILLASLDSCILDGEDPLPRDGAGLAALAERKRGSWTEHAERVARLTLEILKLWHGLQKRFKGKIDLAQAVALNDIKLQLSHLVYPGFVRETPMLWLKELPRYLKAVEQRFEKLGAQVQKDRVWSGELAGLWTQFQTRAAKHAQEGKRDPQLELYRWWLEEYRVSLFAQQLGTKVPISDKRLNKQWTQVEA, encoded by the coding sequence ATGACCGACGAATCGCCCTCCATCGACAAACTGCTGAAAAACCTCGATCACGCCATGCTCGCCGACCGCCACCGGCTGCGGCGGCAGTTGCTTGAGCTGCGCAAGAAACCCGACGAGGCCAAACTGGCCCAGTGGGTGGCGCGCATGCAGGCGTCCTGCGATCAGGTGCTGGCGCGCAAGGCCAGCCTGCCGGTGATCCGTTACGACGACAGCCTGCCGATTGCGGCCAAGCGTGACGAAATCAAGAAGGCCCTGGAAAAGCACCAGGTGCTGATCATCGCCGGCGAAACCGGCTCGGGCAAAACCACCCAGTTACCGAAAATCTGTCTGGAAATCGGTCGCGGCCAACATGGCCTGATCGGCCACACCCAGCCGCGTCGAATTGCGGCGCGCAGCGTGGCCAGCCGGGTCGCCGAAGAACTCGGTACGCCGCTGGGCGCGCTGGTCGGCTATCAGGTGCGCTTCGAAGACCAGAGCGACTCCAACACCCTGATCAAACTGATGACCGACGGCATCCTGCTGGCGGAAACCCAGAACGACCGCTACCTCGAACGCTACGACACGATCATCGTCGACGAAGCGCACGAACGCAGCCTCAACATCGACTTCCTGCTCGGTTACCTGAAAACCCTGCTGCCGCGTCGTCCGGACCTGAAAGTCATCATCACCTCGGCGACCATCGATCTGGAGCGCTTTTCCAAGCACTTTGACGATGCGCCGATTGTCGAAGTGTCCGGCCGCACCTTCCCGGTTGAAACCTGGTATCGCCCGCTGACGCTGGAGCAGGACGAAGAGGGCAACCGCGTCGAGGACGACCTGACCGTGGATCAGGCGATCCTCGCCACCCTCGACGAAATCGCCGCCTATGAGCGCAGCGAGCGCCGCAGCCCTGGCGACGTGCTGGTGTTCCTGCCCGGCGAGCGCGAGATTCGCGACGCCGCCGACATGCTGCGCAAGGCCCAGCTCAAGCACACCGAAATCCTGCCGTTGTACGCGCGCCTGTCGCCGGCCGAACAGCAGCGGATCTTCCAGTCCCACCCAGGCCGTCGCGTGGTGCTGGCGACCAACGTCGCCGAAACGTCGTTGACCGTGCCGGGCATTCGTTACGTGATCGACAGCGGTACCGCGCGTATCAGCCGCTACAGCTACCGCGCCAAGGTCCAGCGGCTGCCGATCGAAGCAATTTCCCAGGCCAGCGCCAACCAGCGTAAAGGTCGTTGCGGCCGGGTCGAGCCGGGTATCTGCGTGCGCTTGTACAGCGAGGAGGATTTCCTCGGTCGCCCGGAATTTACCGATCCGGAAATCCTGCGCACCAACCTTGCTGCAGTGATCCTGCAGATGCTGCATCTGCGCCTCGGCGAGATCACGGATTTCCCGTTCATCGAGCCGCCGGACGGCAAGGCGATCAGCGACGGTTTCAATCTGCTGCAAGAGTTGTCGGCGGTGGATCGCAACAGTCAGTTGACGCCGCTCGGCCGCCAGTTGGCGCGCCTGCCCGTGGACCCGCGCATGGGCCGCATGCTGCTCGAAGCGGCAAAACTCGGCAGTCTGCAGGAAGTGCTGATCGTCGCCAGCGCCATGTCGATTCAGGACCCACGCGAGCGTCCGCCGGAGCGTCAGCAAGCGGCCGATCAGGCCCACGCCCAGTGGAAGGACATCGATTCGGACTTCGCCGGGCTGGTCAATCTGTGGCGCGGTTTTGAAGAGCAGCGCCAGGCGCTGACCGCCAGCCCGCTGCGCAACTGGTGTCGCAAGAATTTCCTCAACTACCTGCGCTTGCGCGAGTGGCGCGATTCCCATCGTCAGTTGAGCCTGATCTGCCGCGATTTGCAGCTGAGCCTCAATAAAGAGCCGGCGGACTATCCGAAACTGCACAAAGCGGTACTGGTCGGTCTGCTCAGCCAGATCGGTCAGAAAACCGAGGACGGCGACTATCTTGGCGCCCGTCAGCGGCGCTTCTGGATTCATCCGTCCTCGGGCATCGGCAAGAAGCGTCCGCAGTGGGTGATGACCGCCGAACTGGTGGAAACCACCAAGCTCTATGCGCGGATGGTGGCCAAGATCGACGCCGACTGGATCGAACCGCTGGCCGGGCACCTGATCAAGAAGAACCACTTCGAACCGCACTGGGAGAAGAAGCGCGGCCAGGTTGTGGCGTTCGAGCAGATCACCCTGTTCGGCCTGATCGTGGTCGGTCGTCGACCGGTGCATTACGGCCCGGTGGATCCGGTGGTCTCGCGGGAGCTGTTCATCCGCGAAGGCCTGGTGCGTGGCGAGATTCAGTCCCGGGCCAAATGCCTGACGGCCAACAAGCAACTGCTGGAACAACTCGACGAACTGGAAGCCAAGGCTCGCCGCCGGGACATTCTGGCCGACGAGGAAACCCTGTTCGCGTTCTACGATGCGCGATTGCCGGCGGAGATCCACCAGACCGCGACGTTCGACAGCTGGTATCGGGTCAACAGCCAGAAAGACCCGCAACTGCTGATCATGCGCGAGGAAGACGTGCTGGCTCGCGAAGCCAGCGAAGTCACCGCCCAGCATTACCCGGACACGCTGCACATCGGCGATCTGGAACTGGCCCTGAGTTATCACTTCGAACCGAATCACCCGCGCGACGGTGTGACCCTGCGCGTACCGGCACCGCTGTTGCCGATGCTGCCGCCGGAGCGCCTGGAATGGCTGGTGCCGGGGCTGATCGAGGCCAAGTGCATTGCGCTGGTGCGTAACCTGCCCAAGGCCCTGCGCAAAAATTTCGTGCCAGTGCCGGACTTCATCAAGGCTGCACTGCAACGCATGACGTTTGCCGAAGGTTCGTTGCCGCAAGCGCTGGGCCGTGAACTGCTGCGCATGACCGGTGCGCGGGTCAGCGACGAAGCCTGGGCGGAAGCTGAGCTGCAGGTCGAAAGCCATCTGCGGATGAACCTGGAAATCGTCGACGGCCAGGGCAAGTTCCTCGGCGAAGGCCGGGATCTGGCGGAGCTGACCGCACGTTTCGCCGAAGCCAGCCAAGCTGCGTTGGCTGTGCCACAGAGCGCGAAAAGCCAGCAACCGGTGGAAGCCAAGGTCTTCGCTGCGGTGGCGGAAAAGACTCAGCAGAAGATTGCCGGGTTGTCGATGACGGTCTATCCGGCGCTGGTGGAGGAGGGCGGTACGGTCAAGGAAGGGCGCTTCTCGACCCCGGCCGAAGCCGAGTTCCAGCATCGCCGCGCCTTGCAGCGACTGTTGATGCAGCAACTGGCTGAACCGGCCAAGTTCCTGCGCGGCAAGTTGCCGGGCCTGACCGAACTGGGCTTGTTGTACCGCGAACTGGGCCGGGTCGATGCGCTGGTGGAAGACATTCTGCTGGCCAGCCTCGACAGCTGCATTCTTGATGGCGAAGACCCGTTGCCTCGTGACGGCGCAGGTCTGGCGGCACTGGCCGAGCGCAAGCGTGGCAGCTGGACCGAGCACGCCGAACGGGTGGCGCGTCTGACCCTGGAAATCCTCAAGCTCTGGCACGGTCTGCAAAAACGCTTCAAGGGCAAGATCGACCTGGCTCAGGCGGTAGCGCTTAACGACATCAAGCTGCAACTCAGCCATCTGGTGTATCCGGGCTTCGTCCGCGAAACGCCGATGCTGTGGCTCAAGGAGTTGCCGCGTTATCTGAAGGCCGTCGAGCAACGTTTCGAAAAACTGGGCGCGCAGGTGCAGAAGGATCGGGTCTGGAGCGGCGAACTCGCCGGGCTCTGGACGCAATTCCAGACGCGCGCGGCCAAACACGCGCAGGAAGGCAAACGCGATCCGCAGCTCGAGCTGTATCGCTGGTGGCTGGAAGAGTATCGGGTTTCGCTGTTCGCCCAGCAGTTGGGGACGAAAGTGCCGATCTCCGATAAGCGCCTGAACAAACAGTGGACGCAGGTCGAGGCCTGA
- a CDS encoding beta-ketoacyl-ACP synthase III, with the protein MHNVVISGTGLYTPANSISNEELVQSFNTYVAQFNADNADAIASGEIQALTESSAAFIEKASGIKSRFVMDKDGILDPARMAPRLPERSNDEWSVLCQMAIGAAEQALQRAGKTAADIDGVIVACSNLQRAYPAIAIEVQEALGIQGFGFDMNVACSSATFGIQQAANTVQLGQARAILMVNPEVCTGHLNFRDRDSHFIFGDAATAVVIERADTATSKHQFDVVSTKLLTKFSNNIRNNFGFLNRAAEEGIGARDKLFVQEGRKVFKDVCPMVAELIGEHLEENKLNVGDVKRFWLHQANLSMNHLIVRKLLGREATGEEAPVILDTYANTSSAGSVIAFHKYQDDLAAGSLAVLSSFGAGYSIGSVILRKR; encoded by the coding sequence ATGCATAACGTCGTCATCAGCGGCACCGGCCTGTACACCCCGGCCAACAGCATCTCCAACGAAGAGCTGGTGCAGTCTTTCAATACCTACGTCGCGCAGTTCAACGCCGACAACGCTGACGCTATCGCCAGCGGTGAAATCCAGGCCCTGACCGAATCCAGTGCCGCGTTTATCGAAAAAGCCTCGGGCATCAAGAGCCGCTTTGTCATGGACAAGGACGGCATTCTCGACCCTGCGCGCATGGCGCCACGCCTGCCGGAGCGTTCCAACGACGAGTGGTCGGTGCTCTGCCAGATGGCCATCGGCGCTGCCGAACAAGCCCTGCAGCGTGCCGGCAAGACCGCCGCCGACATCGACGGTGTGATCGTCGCCTGCTCCAATCTGCAACGCGCCTACCCGGCCATCGCCATCGAAGTCCAGGAAGCACTGGGCATCCAGGGTTTCGGTTTCGACATGAACGTCGCCTGCTCGTCGGCGACTTTCGGCATCCAGCAAGCCGCCAACACCGTGCAACTGGGCCAGGCCCGGGCGATCCTGATGGTCAACCCGGAAGTCTGCACCGGTCACCTGAACTTCCGCGACCGCGACAGCCACTTCATCTTCGGTGACGCTGCTACCGCCGTCGTCATCGAGCGTGCCGATACGGCGACGTCGAAGCACCAGTTCGACGTGGTCAGCACCAAACTGCTGACCAAGTTCTCGAACAACATCCGTAACAACTTCGGCTTCCTCAACCGCGCGGCGGAAGAGGGCATCGGTGCCCGCGACAAACTGTTCGTGCAGGAAGGTCGCAAGGTGTTCAAGGACGTCTGCCCGATGGTGGCCGAGCTGATCGGCGAGCATCTGGAAGAGAACAAGCTCAACGTTGGCGACGTGAAGCGTTTCTGGCTGCACCAGGCCAACCTGAGCATGAACCACCTGATCGTGCGCAAGTTGCTGGGCCGCGAAGCCACCGGAGAAGAAGCACCGGTGATTCTCGACACCTACGCCAACACCAGCTCCGCCGGTTCCGTGATCGCTTTCCACAAGTACCAGGACGATCTGGCGGCCGGTTCGCTGGCGGTACTGAGCTCGTTCGGTGCCGGTTATTCGATTGGTAGCGTGATTCTGCGCAAACGCTGA
- a CDS encoding RNA polymerase sigma factor, which produces MAATDDTQLLERLLAGEQKAFKELVTTYQSAMRAVAYAIVGQRHVEEVVQDAWLSVVRHIGSFEGRSSLKTWLLTITANSAKGRYKQNRREVLMDDLPSPHGTIDDDRFSPGDGHWLVAPFAWHQDTPEALLTENELRECLEHTLLSLSELQSSVLLLRERQGLELEEICNLLEISLSNVRVLLHRARLKVFATVEHFEETGEC; this is translated from the coding sequence ATGGCTGCAACGGATGACACTCAATTACTCGAACGCCTGCTGGCTGGCGAGCAAAAGGCTTTCAAGGAACTGGTCACCACCTACCAGAGCGCCATGCGCGCGGTGGCCTATGCGATTGTCGGCCAGCGCCACGTCGAAGAAGTGGTGCAGGACGCCTGGCTGTCGGTGGTGCGCCATATCGGCAGCTTCGAGGGCCGCTCCAGTCTCAAGACCTGGCTGCTGACCATCACCGCCAACTCGGCCAAGGGTCGCTACAAGCAGAATCGCCGGGAAGTGCTGATGGATGATCTGCCGTCGCCCCACGGCACCATCGACGACGACCGTTTTTCTCCCGGCGACGGTCACTGGCTGGTCGCACCGTTCGCCTGGCATCAGGACACGCCCGAAGCGCTGCTCACCGAGAATGAACTGCGCGAATGCCTGGAGCACACGCTGCTCAGCCTGTCAGAACTGCAAAGCAGTGTGCTGTTGCTGCGCGAGCGTCAGGGCCTGGAGCTGGAAGAGATCTGTAATCTTCTGGAGATCTCGCTCTCCAATGTCCGTGTGCTGCTGCATCGGGCACGCTTGAAGGTCTTCGCGACCGTGGAACATTTTGAGGAGACCGGCGAATGTTGA
- a CDS encoding anti-sigma factor family protein: protein MLTCKEQVARSSDYLDGQLSFREKLMVRHHLMFCPNCRRFIRQMRLMQATLRKMPEKPEGDLDALAERLAEQRRKDNS from the coding sequence ATGTTGACCTGCAAGGAGCAAGTGGCACGATCCAGCGATTATCTCGATGGCCAATTGAGCTTTCGCGAGAAGCTGATGGTGCGTCATCACCTGATGTTCTGCCCCAATTGCCGGCGTTTCATTCGCCAGATGCGGCTGATGCAGGCGACGTTGCGCAAGATGCCGGAGAAACCGGAAGGGGATCTGGACGCGTTGGCCGAGCGCTTGGCCGAGCAGCGACGAAAAGACAATTCCTGA
- a CDS encoding putative porin, with amino-acid sequence MRLASTKTAAALCGGLLLAMSVPASAAVDAKLLEMLKANGSITQAQYVELQTELAQDQKAQQIAQQAQQETNEQIAATAKKTNELSTFDQKLAWAAKTQFKGDVRFRQETVKNDGVPNAKDQDRQRIRARLGAYTEINPQVDTGIRIATGSSDDARSTNQDLNNYFDKKQIWLDQGYVDYHPDAIKNLHLIAGKMNQPWVSMGDIIWDSDINPEGLAVTYKYPLNGSAELFGSAGHYTLKDNVDGEGVQFKHDLRLYAGQLGGRFALTDSLKLTLGGSIYSYDNDKDSACPTTGTVTAPCALAVNGNSPNETFKLYEGFGQLDVANLPVPLSIYGQYVNNNDASNDQDTGWLAGVKTKVYGFGIDYNYRDVQRNAVVGAFTDSDFANGYTGSRGSKLKVSYELDKNFTLGATYFMANSDYTNASLKKTDSDINTLQLDAEAKF; translated from the coding sequence ATGCGTCTTGCTTCCACGAAAACTGCGGCAGCCCTGTGCGGTGGCCTGTTGCTGGCCATGAGTGTTCCGGCCAGTGCCGCAGTCGACGCCAAACTGCTCGAAATGCTCAAGGCCAACGGTTCCATTACCCAGGCGCAGTACGTAGAACTGCAAACTGAACTGGCCCAGGATCAAAAGGCCCAGCAAATCGCGCAGCAGGCGCAGCAAGAGACCAACGAGCAGATCGCGGCGACCGCGAAGAAAACCAACGAACTGAGCACCTTCGACCAGAAGCTGGCCTGGGCTGCCAAGACCCAGTTCAAGGGTGACGTGCGTTTCCGTCAGGAAACCGTCAAGAACGATGGCGTACCGAACGCCAAGGACCAGGACCGTCAGCGCATTCGTGCCCGTCTGGGTGCCTACACCGAAATCAACCCGCAGGTGGACACCGGTATCCGTATCGCCACCGGCAGCAGCGACGACGCCCGCTCCACCAACCAGGACCTGAACAACTACTTCGACAAGAAGCAGATCTGGCTCGACCAGGGTTACGTCGACTACCACCCTGACGCCATCAAGAACCTGCACCTGATCGCCGGTAAAATGAACCAGCCTTGGGTGAGCATGGGCGACATCATCTGGGACAGCGACATCAACCCGGAAGGCCTGGCCGTCACCTACAAGTACCCGCTGAACGGCAGCGCCGAACTGTTCGGTAGCGCCGGTCACTACACCCTCAAGGACAACGTCGATGGCGAAGGCGTGCAGTTCAAGCACGACCTGCGTCTGTACGCCGGCCAGTTGGGCGGTCGTTTCGCACTGACCGACAGCCTGAAACTGACCCTGGGCGGCAGTATCTATTCCTACGACAACGACAAGGACAGTGCCTGCCCGACCACCGGCACCGTGACCGCGCCATGCGCCCTGGCCGTCAACGGCAACAGCCCGAACGAAACCTTCAAACTGTATGAAGGCTTTGGTCAGCTGGACGTCGCCAACCTGCCAGTACCGCTGTCGATCTACGGTCAGTACGTCAACAACAACGACGCCAGCAACGACCAGGACACTGGCTGGCTGGCCGGCGTCAAGACCAAGGTTTACGGCTTCGGGATCGACTACAACTACCGCGACGTACAGCGTAACGCTGTGGTGGGTGCCTTCACCGACTCCGACTTCGCCAACGGCTACACCGGTTCGCGCGGCAGCAAGCTGAAAGTGAGCTACGAGCTGGACAAGAACTTCACCCTGGGCGCCACGTATTTCATGGCTAACTCGGACTACACCAACGCCAGCCTCAAGAAGACTGACTCCGACATCAACACCCTGCAACTGGATGCCGAAGCCAAGTTCTAA
- a CDS encoding GNAT family N-acetyltransferase produces MPLQRLQKLSEIEPALWDALVPDNQPFLRHAFLGALEDSGSVGPHTGWQPEHLLHVEDGRLIAALPGYRKWHSYGEYVFDHGWADACARAGIDYYPKFLSAVPFSPVSGPRLLAANVEDGFELLKSLPGYLQIEELSSAHINFTDPFTDAAMAEQPGWLQRIGCQYHWQNRGYRDFQDFLDVLSSRKRKQMRKEREQVAGQGFEFEWLEGRELDEAQWDFVYACYANTYAVRRQAPYLTREFFSLLAERMPESIRVVLAKQGSRPVAMAFSLVGGDSFYGRYWGCLAEFDRLHFETCFYQGMDYAIAQGFQRFDAGAQGEHKLIRGFEPVITHSWHYLRHPGLKAAVKDFLQQERAGVLAYAEEARSALPYRQA; encoded by the coding sequence ATGCCGTTGCAGCGCCTGCAAAAACTGTCGGAAATCGAACCGGCGCTCTGGGATGCACTGGTGCCGGACAACCAGCCGTTTCTGCGCCATGCCTTCCTCGGCGCGCTGGAAGACAGCGGCAGTGTCGGCCCGCACACCGGCTGGCAGCCGGAGCATTTGCTGCATGTCGAAGACGGTCGCTTGATCGCAGCGCTGCCCGGTTATCGCAAGTGGCATTCCTACGGCGAATACGTGTTCGATCACGGCTGGGCCGACGCCTGCGCCCGCGCCGGCATTGATTACTACCCCAAGTTTCTGAGCGCCGTGCCCTTCAGCCCGGTCAGTGGTCCGCGGTTGCTGGCGGCGAACGTCGAGGACGGATTCGAACTGCTCAAGAGCCTGCCGGGCTATCTGCAAATCGAAGAACTCTCCAGCGCCCACATCAACTTCACTGACCCCTTCACCGACGCTGCCATGGCCGAACAACCGGGTTGGCTGCAACGCATCGGCTGTCAATATCACTGGCAGAATCGCGGCTATCGCGACTTCCAGGACTTTCTCGACGTGCTCAGTTCGCGCAAGCGCAAACAGATGCGAAAGGAGCGCGAGCAAGTGGCGGGGCAGGGTTTCGAGTTCGAATGGCTGGAAGGACGAGAACTGGACGAGGCGCAGTGGGATTTTGTTTACGCCTGCTACGCCAACACCTATGCGGTGCGTCGCCAGGCACCGTATCTGACGCGGGAGTTCTTCAGCCTGCTGGCCGAGCGCATGCCGGAATCGATTCGTGTCGTGCTGGCCAAACAGGGCTCAAGGCCGGTGGCGATGGCGTTCAGTCTGGTGGGGGGCGACAGCTTTTACGGTCGTTACTGGGGTTGCCTGGCCGAGTTCGACCGGCTGCATTTCGAAACCTGTTTCTATCAGGGCATGGACTACGCGATTGCCCAGGGTTTCCAGCGATTCGACGCCGGCGCCCAGGGCGAACACAAACTGATTCGCGGCTTTGAACCGGTGATCACCCATTCCTGGCACTACCTGCGTCATCCCGGCCTGAAAGCCGCCGTGAAGGATTTCCTTCAGCAGGAACGCGCCGGTGTTCTGGCTTACGCGGAAGAGGCGAGGAGCGCCTTGCCGTATCGGCAAGCCTGA
- the aqpZ gene encoding aquaporin Z, translating into MSLFKRSVTELLGTFWLVLGGCGSAVIAASSPTGIGVLGVALAFGLTVLTMAFAIGHISGCHLNPAVSVGLVVGGRFPAKELPAYIIAQVIGGILAAALLYHIASGKEGFDIAAGLASNGYGEHSPGKYSMAAGFVTELVMTAMFVVIILGATDKRAPAGLAPIAIGLGLTLIHLISIPVTNTSVNPARSTGPALMVGGWAIAQLWMFWVAPLLGAVVGGVVYRWLGKEDS; encoded by the coding sequence ATGTCTCTGTTCAAACGTTCAGTCACTGAGTTGTTGGGTACGTTCTGGTTGGTGTTGGGCGGGTGTGGCAGTGCGGTGATCGCCGCGTCTTCACCTACGGGTATCGGTGTGCTGGGGGTCGCCCTGGCGTTTGGTCTGACGGTGTTGACCATGGCGTTTGCCATCGGCCACATCAGCGGATGTCACCTCAACCCGGCCGTGTCGGTCGGTCTGGTCGTCGGCGGTCGGTTCCCGGCCAAAGAACTGCCTGCCTACATCATCGCCCAGGTGATCGGCGGGATTCTGGCAGCGGCATTGCTCTACCACATCGCCAGCGGCAAGGAGGGTTTCGACATCGCCGCCGGCCTTGCCTCCAACGGCTATGGCGAGCACTCGCCGGGCAAATACTCGATGGCCGCCGGGTTCGTCACCGAACTGGTGATGACTGCCATGTTCGTGGTGATCATCCTTGGCGCCACCGACAAGCGCGCGCCGGCAGGACTGGCACCGATTGCCATCGGCCTGGGCCTGACGCTGATCCACCTGATCTCGATTCCGGTGACCAACACCTCGGTCAACCCGGCCCGCAGCACGGGCCCGGCGCTGATGGTCGGTGGCTGGGCGATCGCGCAGTTGTGGATGTTCTGGGTCGCGCCGTTGCTGGGCGCGGTGGTTGGCGGCGTGGTCTATCGCTGGCTGGGCAAGGAAGACAGTTGA